The DNA segment AATGAGGCCCTTTCATGATGTTTAGGAAATCAGCGATCTATTCTGATACAATAAAATGTGGAAGGTAATGTTAGGAGGTTTATTTTTGAGTGAATTAATTGAAAAAACTGATGTAGCAAGTCTTGTAGCTAAACAAACGGGTTTGGCTCTCAAACCAATCAATCAGGTAATTGAATTACTAGGCGAGGGGAATACAGTTCCATTTATTGCCCGCTATCGTAAGGAATTAACCGGGGGCCTTGATGAAGTTCAAATTAAGTCAATTGAAGACCAGTGGAATTATGTTCTAAACTTAACGCAAAGGAAAGAAGAAGTAATCCGTTTAATTGACGAACAAGGTAAGTTGACGGATGACCTGAAAAAGCAAATTGAAGAAGCTGTCCAGTTGCAAAAAGTAGAAGACCTTTACCGCCCATTTAAACAAAAACGGAGAACTAGAGCGACAGTTGCGAAAGAGAAAGGGCTGGAGCCGCTCGCGTTACTCGTGTGGAAGCAACATAGCTTTAATTATAAAGAGGAAGCCGCGACTTATTTTTCTGAGGAGCATGCACTACATACGCTAGAGGAGGTAACTCTCGGTGTCAGCGACATTTTAGCTGAATGGATTTCAGATAGCCCTGAATTTCGAGATCGTATTCGCCAGCAAACACATCGCAGTGGCACGATTGAATCCTCTGTGAAAAATGAGCAAAAAGATGAGAAGTCAATTTTTGAAATGTACTATGAATACCAAGAACCTGTTCGATCCATCGTCTCCCATAGAGTGCTCGCATTAAACCGGGGGGAAAAGGAGGAAGTATTAAAGGTTGCTATACATCCGCCCGAAGACGCAATTATTGATTTTCTTAAAAAGAACGTTATTCATACAGCGACAGCTCAGGATCTCCGCGAAATTTTAACCGAAGCTATTCAAGACAGTTATAAACGCTTGATTCAGCCGTCTGTTGAAAGGGAGATACGCAATTCTCTATCGGAGACTGCGGAAGAGAAGGCAATCGAAGTATTCTCAAGTAATTTAAAGAACTTGTTGTTGCAACCGCCTCTTAAAGGGAAAGTAGTGCTAGGGGTGGACCCGGCCTATCGAACCGGTTGTAAGCTTGCAGTAGTTGACGAAACAGGGAAGATGCTCGATGTATCGGTGATATACCCAACACCTCCAAAGAGTGATGTAGAAGGTTCGGAGAAAAAGATTCGTGCGTATTTTGATCAATATCCTATTGAACTGATTGCTATTGGTAATGGGACAGCTTCAAGGGAGACGGAACAATTTATTGCTGAGATGATTCAAAATTATACACTGCCAGCTTCCTATATGATCGTTAACGAAGCAGGTGCCAGTGTGTATTCTGCGTCTAAGCTGGCACGAGAAGAATTCCCGGATTTACAAGTAGAAGAACGAAGTGCAGTATCCATTGCAAGAAGAGTGCAAGATCCACTTGCTGAACTTGTGAAAATTGATCCGAAATCGATTGGGGTAGGTCAGTACCAACATGATGTGAGCCAGAAGAAATTAAGTGGTTCCCTCACATTTGTTGTAGAAACAGCTGTAAACCAAGTAGGTGTTAACGTGAATACAGCTTCTTCGTCTTTACTTCAATATGTAGCGGGTCTTAGTAAAAGCGTTGCTAATAACGTCGTAAAAAAACGAGAAGAAGTAGGGAAATTCACAAGTCGAAAGCAATTAAAGGATATTCCACGCTTAGGAGCTAAGACTTTCGAGCAAAGTATCGGTTTTTTGCGCGTTTTAGAAGGGAGGAACCATTAGATAAAACATCGATTCACCCAGAGAGCTACAAAGCTGCTCACTTGTTGCTTAAGCAAATAGATTGTTCACCAGAGGAGCTAGGAAACGAAGAAATTAAGGAAAAGGTTAATAAAATTGACATTCCTGCTACAGCTGAACAACTTGATATAGGAGAACCTACGCTTCTAGATATTATTAAATCATTGACGGAACCTGGTCGAGATCCGAGGGATGACTTGCCGAAACCGTTACTTAAAACAAATGTCCTGTCAATGGAGGACCTTGAACAAGGGATGGAGCTTGAGGGAACAGTACGCAATGTTGTTGATTTTGGGGTTTTTGTAGATATTGGTGTGAAGCAAGATGGGCTTGTTCACATATCAAAGTTGTCGAATAAATTTGTTAAACACCCTATGGATGTTGTTTCAGTAGGTGATGTCGTTACCATTTGGGTAGAAAATGTAGATGTGCAAAAACAACGAATTGCACTTACAATGCTTCAAAAATAGGTGAAAGGCTGCCTGGGAGATACCATTCTTCCAGGTTTATTTTATTTAAATCGATGATGGTAAAAGTACCAACATTGATTCAGCATTTTGATCTGATATTTATCTTTATTTAAAAAGGCATTGAACATCTGTTTACGAAGCCAATGTGGCAATTAAATCTCCTCCTTTTGTAATTGGAGACATTCCCCTTTATAATAGACTATGCAAAAAAGGGGAGAGGTGTTCCGATATGTCGATAAATCAACAACACTTACAGAAGTGGACGAACAGAATATCGCAGGAATTTTTCGGGAAACCATATGTAGATCATGTAACCTTCAATCCCAGATTGAGAACAACAGGAGGGAGGTACATCCCTTCAAAGAGAGTTATTGAATTAAACCCAAAATACTTAATGGAAATGAATGAAGAAGAATTCGTCGGCATTATTAAACACGAGCTTTGCCATTATCATTTGCACATCGAGGGAAAAGGATTCGCTCATAAAGACCGAGCATTTAAGGAACTCTTAAAAAAGACAGGGTCTCCAAGGCACTGTAAGCCGCTACCTTCTGAAGAAAAGAAGAAACATGTTTACATATGTACGCATTGTGCAAATGAGTATGTTCGAAGGAAAAGAATAAATATAGAAAAATACCGATGT comes from the Halobacillus shinanisalinarum genome and includes:
- the cmpA gene encoding cortex morphogenetic protein CmpA, which produces MPHWLRKQMFNAFLNKDKYQIKMLNQCWYFYHHRFK
- a CDS encoding SprT family protein; this translates as MSINQQHLQKWTNRISQEFFGKPYVDHVTFNPRLRTTGGRYIPSKRVIELNPKYLMEMNEEEFVGIIKHELCHYHLHIEGKGFAHKDRAFKELLKKTGSPRHCKPLPSEEKKKHVYICTHCANEYVRRKRINIEKYRCGKCMGELKKS